From the Hugenholtzia roseola DSM 9546 genome, one window contains:
- a CDS encoding two-component regulator propeller domain-containing protein: protein MKSNYSPTRFFHTLLISKTAFFRNFLDPRKKIGFFIATFVLSLSVFPILAQKTQKIPLVPLSVESGLSQATVTSLFQDKYGLLWLGTQDGLNRYDAYTFKIYRHIRNDSTSLPEKFITALYETKAGELWVGTPVGFSVFDRNFDNFKNYYRNPRAKQTLSSGYVTAFAENRTGEWLWIGTDGGLNRFRLSDKENPTAPIEEIKLPKIKNKGEKPLHHYVNRLFVDRKGLIWVGTQEGLFSYDEQKNKFTHYGSDSTLQNRFIPNDFITGFTEDTYGSLWIATQGGLLRYDRLSDKFLPIRYTCSEADFEQKRNQIHALAADKKGYLWLATEGGLSRFSTASYGFEHYRFDKKNQEGTLSIYVDRSGIIWVGTKEGGVLKINIAAQHFKNLRHDTGTSNSLSHDAVWSIKESPEHNIFIGHNVGIDKMERDSIADYRKLIGEVKYALALGFVSEYNILIGSAEGLYQYELDIEGKLIYGMRYLNDKEDSYSISHNLINAIYKDRYNIWWVGTAKGLNRVYLDSLGYISGFKRYNAISGNANWLQNDFISHLKEDKKGNLWISTHAGLYRAGRNSAGDIVSFEAFIQPLQNGMATNQDNEINSFTEDKDGNFWLATKTGLILFNPKQKTFTHLGDKFEAANYFMYGILEGNDNALWASSNNGIIRYLPQDSTILVYNVEDGLQGNEFNSGSFFKDSKGILYFGGVNGLTYFHPDSISANTYHPPLILTDFKIFNKSVEVQSPANPDSPLLTHIGETREIELSYQDKIFTIEFAALGYHNPKKTRYRYKLEGFEEEWNEVGNRRFATYSNLPAGTYIFKVRAANADDVWNEIGADLTIIISPPFWRTTWFWVLVSVTVISSTALFFHQRNAYLKKQNATLKATVDAATLQLNQSNEELKAQNETIKKNNQNLEILNKMGRQIAAELELDALINVVQENLQTLMPADSIGIAIYDPDNKLLVFPNSVEAGRLLPAHSVHVQEEELAAYCFNKQTEIFIRDLESEYPQYFTDKPLNKVGETTYSIVYVPLSIEERRLGVLTVQSFEKLAYEDSHVSMLKNLANYIATALDNADAYRKIAQQKQEIELQNKIIQKRNQDITDSINYAKRIQDALLPQQIKIQAVLPNHFILYMPRDIVSGDFYWFSHKKEMTFLAAIDCTGHGVPGAFVSITADAALNQIINNQNFTQPNEILTLLDKKIRENLKQQHTQSRDGMDIALCLIDHKAQKVHFSGAHRPLFYFQAGELHEVKATARSIGGFASERDKRVLPSFEQVSIDVSKTTRFYLFSDGYQDQFGGAEGRKLMKKGFKRLLEHIQPLSFSLQEEELKRYFYEWKGKNHQIDDVLVIGFEC from the coding sequence ATGAAATCAAATTATAGTCCAACAAGATTTTTTCATACCCTTCTTATCTCAAAAACAGCATTTTTTAGAAACTTCTTAGACCCAAGAAAAAAAATAGGATTTTTTATAGCTACATTTGTCCTTAGTCTTAGTGTTTTTCCTATTTTGGCACAAAAGACCCAAAAAATACCCTTAGTGCCGCTCTCCGTAGAAAGTGGTCTTTCCCAAGCTACCGTAACTTCCCTCTTTCAAGATAAGTATGGCTTGCTTTGGTTAGGCACACAAGACGGACTCAACCGCTATGATGCCTATACTTTCAAAATCTATCGCCACATTCGGAACGATTCTACCAGCCTGCCCGAAAAATTTATTACGGCACTCTACGAAACAAAGGCGGGCGAACTTTGGGTAGGCACGCCTGTGGGTTTTTCGGTTTTTGATAGGAATTTTGATAACTTCAAAAACTACTATCGCAATCCAAGAGCCAAACAAACACTTTCGAGTGGTTACGTAACGGCTTTTGCAGAAAATAGAACAGGCGAATGGCTTTGGATAGGCACAGATGGCGGCTTGAACCGCTTTCGCCTTTCTGACAAAGAAAACCCCACTGCGCCGATTGAGGAAATTAAGCTACCCAAAATAAAAAATAAGGGTGAAAAACCTTTGCACCACTACGTCAATCGCCTTTTTGTAGATAGAAAAGGACTCATTTGGGTAGGTACGCAAGAAGGACTTTTTTCTTATGATGAGCAAAAAAACAAATTCACGCATTACGGCAGCGATTCTACCCTGCAAAATAGGTTTATTCCCAACGATTTCATCACAGGCTTTACAGAAGATACCTACGGCTCGCTTTGGATTGCTACCCAAGGCGGCTTATTGCGCTATGACCGCCTTTCAGACAAGTTTTTGCCCATTCGCTACACCTGCTCAGAAGCCGATTTCGAACAAAAACGCAACCAAATCCATGCCTTAGCCGCCGACAAAAAAGGCTATCTCTGGCTTGCTACCGAAGGCGGACTTTCGCGCTTTTCTACGGCAAGTTATGGCTTTGAACACTACCGTTTTGATAAGAAAAATCAAGAAGGCACGCTCTCGATTTATGTAGATAGGTCGGGGATTATTTGGGTAGGAACAAAAGAAGGGGGCGTTTTGAAAATCAATATTGCGGCACAACATTTTAAAAACCTCCGCCATGATACAGGCACCAGTAATAGCCTCTCGCATGATGCCGTTTGGTCTATCAAAGAAAGTCCCGAACACAATATTTTTATCGGACACAATGTCGGCATCGATAAGATGGAGCGCGACTCTATTGCGGATTATAGAAAGCTAATTGGCGAGGTCAAATACGCGCTCGCTTTGGGTTTTGTGTCGGAATACAACATTTTGATTGGCTCGGCAGAGGGTTTGTATCAATACGAATTGGACATAGAGGGCAAACTCATCTACGGCATGCGCTACTTAAACGACAAGGAAGATTCCTATTCTATTAGCCACAATTTAATCAATGCCATCTACAAAGACCGCTATAATATTTGGTGGGTAGGAACGGCAAAAGGACTAAATCGCGTCTATTTAGACTCTTTGGGCTATATTTCGGGCTTCAAACGCTACAATGCAATTTCGGGTAATGCAAATTGGCTGCAAAATGATTTTATTTCGCATCTGAAAGAAGATAAAAAAGGAAACCTTTGGATTAGCACCCATGCAGGCTTGTATCGCGCAGGGCGGAATAGCGCGGGCGACATCGTGAGTTTTGAAGCCTTTATCCAACCCCTTCAAAATGGCATGGCTACCAATCAGGATAACGAAATCAATAGCTTTACAGAAGACAAAGACGGCAACTTTTGGCTCGCTACCAAAACAGGGCTTATTCTTTTCAACCCCAAACAAAAAACCTTTACACACTTAGGCGATAAGTTTGAGGCGGCAAACTACTTTATGTATGGCATCTTGGAAGGCAACGACAACGCACTTTGGGCAAGCAGCAACAACGGCATTATTCGCTACCTGCCCCAAGATAGCACCATTTTGGTCTATAATGTAGAAGATGGATTGCAAGGAAATGAGTTTAATTCTGGCTCTTTTTTTAAAGATAGCAAGGGAATTTTGTACTTTGGCGGTGTAAATGGACTTACCTATTTTCACCCTGATAGCATTTCTGCCAATACCTATCACCCCCCACTGATACTGACCGACTTTAAAATCTTCAACAAATCGGTGGAAGTACAAAGTCCAGCCAATCCAGATAGTCCGCTGCTGACGCACATCGGCGAAACACGCGAAATCGAGCTTTCCTATCAAGATAAGATTTTTACGATAGAATTTGCTGCCTTGGGCTATCACAACCCCAAAAAGACGCGCTACCGCTACAAATTAGAAGGCTTTGAAGAAGAATGGAACGAAGTAGGCAATCGCCGTTTTGCCACTTATAGCAACCTGCCCGCAGGGACTTACATCTTTAAGGTTCGCGCCGCCAATGCCGATGATGTGTGGAATGAAATAGGCGCAGACCTGACGATTATCATTTCACCTCCTTTTTGGCGTACCACTTGGTTTTGGGTTTTGGTTTCGGTAACAGTCATTTCGAGTACTGCCCTCTTTTTCCACCAGCGCAACGCCTATCTAAAAAAGCAAAATGCCACTTTGAAAGCGACCGTAGATGCAGCAACTTTACAGTTAAATCAAAGCAATGAAGAATTGAAGGCGCAAAATGAAACCATTAAAAAGAATAACCAAAATTTAGAAATTCTCAATAAAATGGGTAGGCAAATTGCAGCCGAACTCGAGCTTGATGCCCTTATCAATGTAGTACAAGAAAACCTACAGACCTTGATGCCCGCTGATAGCATCGGTATCGCCATTTATGACCCTGATAACAAACTGCTTGTGTTTCCCAACTCTGTAGAAGCGGGCAGATTGCTACCTGCCCATAGCGTCCATGTGCAGGAAGAGGAATTGGCGGCATATTGCTTCAACAAACAAACAGAAATTTTTATACGCGACCTCGAAAGCGAATATCCGCAATATTTCACCGACAAGCCCCTCAATAAAGTAGGCGAAACGACTTACTCTATCGTTTATGTTCCCCTTTCCATTGAAGAAAGACGCTTGGGTGTGCTTACTGTACAAAGTTTTGAAAAACTTGCCTATGAAGATTCGCACGTATCGATGCTGAAAAACTTAGCCAACTATATCGCAACGGCTTTGGACAATGCAGACGCATACCGCAAAATTGCACAACAAAAACAAGAAATAGAGCTACAAAATAAAATTATACAGAAACGAAATCAGGACATTACCGATAGCATCAACTACGCCAAGCGGATTCAAGATGCTTTGCTGCCACAGCAAATCAAGATACAAGCCGTCCTGCCCAATCATTTTATACTCTATATGCCGCGCGACATTGTCAGTGGCGACTTCTACTGGTTTTCGCACAAAAAAGAAATGACCTTTTTAGCCGCCATCGACTGCACAGGACACGGCGTACCCGGTGCTTTTGTTTCGATAACGGCAGATGCGGCTCTCAATCAAATCATCAACAATCAGAATTTTACCCAACCCAACGAAATTCTAACGCTTTTAGACAAGAAAATCCGCGAAAATTTGAAGCAGCAGCACACACAAAGTCGCGATGGCATGGACATCGCTCTCTGTCTGATAGACCACAAGGCGCAAAAAGTTCATTTTTCGGGCGCACACCGTCCGCTTTTCTACTTCCAAGCAGGCGAGCTGCACGAAGTAAAAGCCACTGCGCGTTCTATCGGCGGCTTTGCCTCTGAAAGGGATAAGCGCGTACTGCCAAGTTTTGAGCAGGTGAGCATCGATGTTAGCAAAACAACACGTTTTTACCTCTTTTCCGACGGCTACCAAGACCAATTCGGCGGCGCAGAAGGACGTAAGCTCATGAAAAAAGGCTTCAAACGCCTTTTAGAGCATATCCAACCCCTCTCTTTTTCCCTACAAGAAGAAGAACTAAAACGCTACTTTTATGAGTGGAAAGGCAAAAATCACCAAATTGATGACGTGTTGGTAATCGGTTTTGAGTGCTAA
- a CDS encoding two-component regulator propeller domain-containing protein, which yields MLFQPYYVLLKNLALNLPMWHIANVRWQIFVSFFSDRQHFFLTTFLQTALLCCWGLSFFCPILPLSAQSKTVWIDRLSAAQGLSNNTITAFLQDEKGFLWVGTEDGLNRWDGKKFQVFKTKEGLADNHVQALALLADGRLLIGTKKGGFQIYDPKKLQFKTFSHQKGIANGLSDNNVRAFAQDSKGRIWIATQNGLNLYDPKSEAFQHFFHQENDQNTISANEISALAFDAEGWLWIGTNQNGLDRYNPESGAFAHYRPALYGQADAPDSEHITQLVCTPQAVWVGTAYGGLSRFDMKHKRFGEQGDFEKILAPFKSQTITQLFEASPFLAIGTAEKGLWLYNHQTQKLTQVIQQSAQQNYSLDNEKITALYKDRTGTWWVGLFAEGISKFNPLREKFKTYRQNPDDAQSLPDNRVTSICQDDDALWVATLNGGVSILPLENAEAGHFINFADRSTYGKPQSDEARQQEGKKVWKIYQDSKGNLWLGTSAGLEKYNYLKKVFERINNSDTLSIKDLVEDSEGTLWLATYKNGLIGYNPNQKTTRAYTHNPSQNNSISHNHVRCLLLDELGNLWVGTDYGLNFFDKAQERFTRYFHDANQSSSLSNNDILTLSKDDKGQLWIGTAHGLNLFDETKGEFVSYLENENLPNATINGILTDRYNRLWLSTNQGLSCFDPSRQTFQHYDQHDGLQPNEFIPNAAHQNEKGEMFFGGIGGLNFFHPDSLLHNRQIPPIVITDFLLFNQSLNGTKKSDWLAQSITYTQKIELPQEEARVFSIEFAALDFTLPERNQYAYKLEGFDTEWQYTDANRNVVTYTNLPAREYVFLVKAANADGTWNETPTQLVIVLTPPFWQLRWVQILALVSFLAIAYGGYRLRVYRIEQQKMRLERLIEERTDELAQSNRLLAAQKDDILQKNNVLENQALEIKQQRDQISSQNEILQEANSAIQQAYENIKILSKAGQRITAILDLNELITTVYELISAIVPTEGFGLGLYNENLGRLEFSHFVEKGVVLPFHSEHLREEHLLSVICFSKNQEIFINDLDHEYQNYSPLKPESKAGELARAFLYVPLISEGHTIGVITVQSFRPQVYTPEHQAILRSMATYTSIALSNAKAFRTIEVKNRNITDSIRYALTIQQAMLPSAERIKQVFAEHFVLFKPQAIVSGDFYWLEEVEGKIFVALVDCTGHGVPGGFMSMVGKSLLSEIVVARKVYAPAQILEELHQRTRESLRQDQSANDDGMDIALCLLEKSATSGYWKLTFAGAKRPLYYVQRQENKKPSELVLEELKGDRRSIGGRKRLENNPFHNQELLLPAHTQLYLCSDGFADQTNTSRQKIGSWKLKQLLAAHAHLPLEVQRLKLVHQLEQHQGEATQLDDITVLGLKLPS from the coding sequence TTGCTTTTTCAACCCTACTATGTCTTGCTCAAAAACTTAGCCCTAAACCTTCCTATGTGGCATATTGCAAACGTAAGATGGCAAATTTTTGTATCTTTTTTTTCGGATAGGCAGCACTTTTTCCTGACCACTTTTCTCCAAACGGCACTTCTTTGCTGCTGGGGGCTTTCTTTCTTTTGCCCTATCCTGCCCTTATCTGCGCAAAGCAAAACTGTATGGATAGACCGCCTTTCTGCCGCACAGGGGCTTTCAAACAACACCATAACGGCTTTTTTGCAAGACGAAAAAGGCTTCCTTTGGGTAGGCACAGAGGACGGACTAAACCGTTGGGACGGCAAAAAATTTCAGGTCTTCAAAACCAAAGAGGGGTTGGCAGATAACCACGTCCAAGCCCTTGCCCTGCTTGCAGACGGACGCTTGCTTATCGGTACAAAAAAGGGCGGCTTTCAAATCTATGACCCAAAAAAGTTGCAATTCAAAACCTTTTCACACCAAAAAGGAATAGCCAACGGACTTTCTGATAACAACGTCCGCGCCTTTGCACAAGATTCAAAAGGCAGAATTTGGATTGCTACCCAAAACGGACTTAACTTATATGACCCCAAAAGTGAAGCCTTCCAACACTTTTTTCACCAAGAAAATGACCAAAACACAATCTCTGCCAACGAAATTTCAGCCCTCGCCTTTGATGCCGAAGGGTGGCTCTGGATTGGTACGAATCAGAATGGCTTAGACCGCTACAATCCCGAATCGGGAGCTTTTGCGCACTATCGCCCTGCCTTGTATGGGCAGGCAGATGCCCCTGATAGCGAGCATATTACGCAACTTGTCTGCACACCCCAAGCCGTATGGGTAGGGACAGCCTATGGCGGATTGAGCCGCTTCGATATGAAGCACAAGCGTTTTGGCGAGCAGGGCGATTTTGAAAAAATCTTAGCCCCGTTCAAATCGCAGACCATCACCCAACTTTTTGAGGCAAGCCCCTTTTTAGCGATTGGCACAGCCGAAAAAGGACTTTGGCTTTACAACCATCAAACCCAAAAGCTAACACAAGTCATTCAACAGTCGGCACAACAAAATTATAGCTTAGACAACGAAAAAATAACGGCTCTCTACAAAGACCGAACAGGAACTTGGTGGGTCGGGCTTTTTGCCGAAGGTATTAGCAAATTCAACCCCCTACGCGAAAAATTTAAAACCTACCGCCAAAACCCCGACGACGCACAAAGCCTGCCCGATAATCGCGTTACAAGCATTTGTCAAGATGATGATGCCCTTTGGGTTGCGACGCTCAATGGTGGCGTGAGTATCCTGCCTTTGGAAAATGCCGAAGCAGGACACTTTATCAATTTTGCCGACCGAAGTACGTATGGAAAACCTCAAAGCGACGAGGCACGACAACAAGAAGGCAAGAAAGTTTGGAAAATTTATCAAGACTCGAAGGGAAATCTTTGGTTAGGGACAAGTGCAGGATTGGAAAAGTACAATTATCTAAAAAAAGTATTTGAAAGAATAAACAATTCGGACACGCTTTCTATCAAAGATTTAGTAGAAGATAGCGAAGGAACACTCTGGCTCGCTACCTACAAAAACGGACTTATCGGCTACAATCCAAACCAAAAAACGACAAGGGCTTATACGCACAACCCAAGCCAAAACAATTCTATTTCGCACAACCATGTCCGCTGCCTATTGCTTGATGAATTGGGCAACCTTTGGGTAGGAACAGACTACGGACTCAATTTTTTTGACAAAGCACAAGAACGCTTTACACGCTATTTTCACGATGCCAATCAGAGTAGCTCTTTGAGCAACAACGACATCCTGACCCTAAGCAAAGACGACAAAGGACAACTTTGGATAGGTACGGCACACGGACTTAATCTTTTTGATGAAACCAAAGGCGAATTTGTAAGCTATTTAGAAAATGAAAACCTGCCCAATGCGACTATCAACGGCATCTTAACTGACCGCTACAACCGCCTTTGGCTTAGTACCAATCAGGGGCTTTCTTGTTTCGACCCAAGCCGCCAAACCTTTCAACACTACGACCAACACGACGGCTTACAACCCAACGAATTTATACCCAACGCCGCTCACCAAAACGAAAAAGGCGAAATGTTTTTCGGTGGAATCGGGGGTTTGAATTTCTTTCACCCCGATAGTTTATTGCACAACCGCCAAATTCCGCCCATTGTCATTACCGATTTTCTGCTTTTTAATCAGTCTTTAAATGGTACAAAAAAGAGCGATTGGCTGGCACAAAGCATTACTTATACCCAAAAAATAGAGCTGCCGCAGGAAGAAGCGCGTGTCTTTTCCATAGAATTTGCCGCCCTTGACTTTACCCTGCCCGAACGCAACCAATATGCCTACAAATTAGAAGGTTTTGATACCGAATGGCAATATACAGATGCCAATCGCAATGTCGTTACCTACACCAACTTGCCTGCACGCGAGTATGTTTTTTTGGTAAAAGCCGCCAATGCCGACGGCACTTGGAACGAAACGCCTACCCAACTTGTCATTGTGCTTACGCCTCCTTTTTGGCAGTTGCGTTGGGTGCAAATTTTAGCCTTAGTGAGCTTTTTGGCGATTGCCTACGGTGGCTACCGCCTGCGCGTTTATCGCATAGAACAGCAAAAGATGCGCTTGGAGCGATTGATAGAGGAACGTACAGACGAATTGGCACAGTCGAATCGCCTTTTAGCGGCACAAAAAGATGACATCTTACAAAAAAATAACGTGCTGGAAAATCAGGCTTTGGAAATCAAGCAACAGCGCGACCAAATCAGCAGCCAAAATGAAATTCTGCAAGAGGCGAACTCTGCCATTCAACAAGCCTATGAAAACATCAAGATTTTGAGCAAGGCAGGGCAGCGCATTACCGCCATCTTAGACCTAAACGAGCTTATCACAACGGTCTATGAACTTATCAGTGCCATCGTGCCGACGGAAGGCTTTGGCTTAGGGCTTTACAATGAAAACTTAGGGCGATTAGAATTTTCACATTTTGTAGAAAAAGGCGTAGTCTTGCCTTTTCATAGCGAACATCTACGCGAGGAGCATTTGCTTTCTGTGATTTGTTTTTCTAAAAATCAGGAAATTTTTATCAATGATTTAGACCACGAGTATCAAAATTATAGCCCTTTGAAGCCAGAATCGAAGGCAGGCGAATTGGCACGTGCCTTTTTGTATGTGCCACTTATTTCCGAAGGGCATACCATTGGCGTTATTACGGTGCAATCTTTTCGTCCGCAGGTCTATACGCCTGAACATCAGGCGATTTTGCGCTCTATGGCGACTTATACTTCCATTGCCCTTAGCAACGCAAAAGCCTTCCGCACGATAGAGGTAAAGAATAGAAACATTACCGACAGTATTCGCTATGCCCTTACGATTCAACAAGCAATGCTCCCTTCTGCCGAGCGCATTAAACAAGTCTTTGCCGAACATTTTGTCTTGTTTAAGCCCCAAGCGATTGTGTCAGGCGATTTCTATTGGCTTGAAGAGGTAGAAGGTAAGATTTTTGTAGCATTGGTAGATTGCACAGGACATGGCGTTCCCGGTGGTTTTATGTCTATGGTAGGAAAGTCGCTTTTGAGCGAAATTGTAGTGGCGCGAAAGGTATATGCCCCTGCCCAAATTTTGGAAGAGCTACACCAGCGCACGCGCGAATCTTTACGACAAGACCAATCCGCCAACGACGACGGCATGGACATTGCCCTTTGTTTATTAGAAAAATCAGCGACAAGCGGCTACTGGAAACTGACCTTTGCAGGTGCAAAACGCCCACTCTACTACGTGCAGAGGCAGGAAAATAAAAAACCTTCTGAACTTGTTTTAGAAGAACTCAAAGGCGATAGGCGGTCTATTGGTGGTAGGAAGCGATTAGAAAACAATCCGTTTCATAATCAGGAGCTACTGCTGCCTGCACACACACAACTCTATCTCTGTTCCGACGGCTTTGCCGACCAGACCAACACCAGCCGCCAAAAAATAGGCTCTTGGAAATTAAAGCAACTTTTGGCAGCCCATGCCCATCTACCCTTAGAGGTGCAGCGGCTCAAATTGGTGCATCAATTAGAACAACATCAGGGCGAGGCTACACAATTAGATGACATTACCGTTTTAGGGCTAAAACTTCCTTCCTAA